The sequence CCGCGTAGCGCATTGATCAACTGCGTGCGTTGGCGCACCAGCAGGTCGCGTGCGCGGAAGATCATCGCCCGGGCCTGCTGCTCCTCGCTCTTCACGGCAACAAAGCGCATGGTCGGGCGCGATGCGGCTTCCGCAATGGCTTCAGCATCCGCCGCGTCATTCTTGTGCCGCTTCACGAAGGGCTTCACGTAAATTGGCGGGATCAGCCGGACGGTGTGCCCCAGCTTCATGATCTCGCGCCCCCAATAGTGTGACGTCGCGCAAGCTTCCATAGCCACGAGGCAGGCCGGCTGCCGGCTCATGAACGCCAGAAACTGCGAACGCGACAGCTTCTTGCGAAAGACAACCGACCCCTCAGCCGCGGCGCCATGAACCTGAAAAGCCTGCTTTGCCAGGTCAACGGCGATAATGCTAACTTCCTTCATGGATGCCCTCTCCTCTTTGGATGATTCCGACATCACCAATTTGGCACATTGCTATGCCGTCGGGTGCGGGAGCCATCCACATGGGGTAATCGCGGGAGCGAGTCGCCCTAGAAATCGATCGTAGTCTTGGAGTGTGGCTGTTCCCCGATAGGATGGAAATACGGGCTCAGGACCTGACGCCGAGGCCCAAACATCGAATGGAGAACAGCCATGGAAGAATATATCGGACTCGACGTGTCGATGAAAGAGACGGCAGTTTCGATCCGCCGTGAAGGCGAACGGATCTGGCGCGGGAAGTGCGCATCTGATCCCAACATCATTGCCGAGCTTGTCCGCAAGCGGGCGCCAGCTGTAAAGCGAGTGGTGTTCGAAACGGGGCCTCTCTCCGTATGGTTCTATCATGCGCTACGCGCCAAGGGATTGCCGGCAATCTGCATCGATGCGCGCCATGCCAAAGCCGCTCTCGATATGGCGGCGAACAAGACGGATGCGAATGACGCCGATGGTTTGGCGCGTCTTGCTGAAGCAGGGTTCTTTCGCGAGGTGCGCGTGAAAGGCTTCGACAGTATGTTGACCCGCACGCTCGTGGCGGCTCGCACCCGGCTGGTCCGTATCACCGTCGAGCTTTCCAACCAGATCCGAGGGATCATGAAAACGTTCGGCTTGCTCGTTCCCGCCGGTAAGGGAACTACATTCGAAAAGAATGTCCGGAGCCTTCTTATCGATCAGAGCGAGCTTGCTCCTGTCGTGCTACCGATGTTGGAAGCCTGGCGCGGCATTCGCATCCGTGCCGCCGAGCTTGGGCGCC comes from Mesorhizobium japonicum MAFF 303099 and encodes:
- a CDS encoding IS110 family transposase, producing the protein MEEYIGLDVSMKETAVSIRREGERIWRGKCASDPNIIAELVRKRAPAVKRVVFETGPLSVWFYHALRAKGLPAICIDARHAKAALDMAANKTDANDADGLARLAEAGFFREVRVKGFDSMLTRTLVAARTRLVRITVELSNQIRGIMKTFGLLVPAGKGTTFEKNVRSLLIDQSELAPVVLPMLEAWRGIRIRAAELGRQLVADARQSQACRILMSIPGIGAITATSFATAIEDPGNFKKSRSVAAWIGLTTRRYQSGEVDYDGHISRRGDRHLRGLLYEAAAVILTRSSIDSSLRTWGLKLRERVGFKRAAVAVARKLAVIMHSMLKTGEFFDRNAGATAMKSCE